cCATTCCGCCCTACAAATTATAAAGATAGTATTccgcttttaaaaaaaaaaaattgaaaaaatcatTCAAATCGGTCCTTTTAAGTGTGACCCACTTGTAGTACGCAGGTATTACACCAGTCCCATTACATTACACTGGTCCTATTAGTGAATTACACACATATCCATTGGTCCAATTGCACGCTACGTCACACATATAATAAATTTCGACCAATCGTCGCTCGTGTTTCATCGAGGGTTCAATCATTCAAGCCAGCAAAAAAAATGGCTGACGAATCCGATTCTCCAAAATTTTATCGCAAGAAATACGCAAAAGCTGATCAGAAATTCAAATCAGAATACCCTAAAACAGAATTCTGGTCGTCACTGTCCACAAAGATGCTCAACGGCCCACTGACCACCAAACTGATGGGTGAAGCCATGCACACTCCATGTTATAACAAGTGTCATTCCCGTGAACTTCTACAGAAGTGCAAGTCTGCAACTTATAATGCAGTGTGACAGCAGTTACATACTAGCTGAGTGTATAAAAGTGACTAAAATGTCTAGGTTACCGCTATATAGGTATCCAAAATTGCCATTTGGCtactattttgaaattatttaaaaacatattttagttgttttttaagAATTAGTGTATTTTCACCTTTTGCACCTTAGTGCCAGCCTAACAATTTGAAAAGACACTCAAGGATTATATGCACATTGTACATGTTTATCTACTTTGATTGTGTTACACACtcactgtaaatatgttttatataaagtACTTACGATGAAAACTGGTCAAAATCATTTCAAGAATGTACCTAAAATGTCTCAGAAAATGCTCCAgaatgctactaatgaaaaaaattagcATGTTTTCTCTCTGTGActaaaaaattaccatatgtttgacatccaatagccgatgattaataaatcaatgtgctctagaggtgttgttaaacaaaacaaactttgtgtccATTGGATGcgatttatcttacaacttgttagatacatttcgGCAAGCACTTGTAAGTTAAATCATCTCCAGCAGTTACTCATGCAGTATTCTCTATGTTCGTAACAGTCATCAGCGCTCAATTTTTACGGTCGTCCGGTCGTCTGTGACGACCTAATATTCAGTCGGGCAACTTAATTCTCTGATAGGGGAGGGACGGGTTAGTTGAGCCACTGGGTTAGTTGATCCACCTCTTCCCATTGGTTTCTGAATAGAGACATGTGACATTTGGCACCACATTTGGAGAGGCCACGACCCTGTGCCTCAATGATGTAATGGTCAGGCAGCAGGCACACTTGTGTATTAATTTCACCTTGAAAAAGACATTTTAACACAGGAGAAAGTAAGATTCATCACTCAAGGTATATTGATTTATATCGGGAGAATCATAAATAGTTTGCATGTTCCCTGacttgtgattaaaacattgttttactgTGTATTTTCCATGAACAGTTTGGGTCAAGTTTGTGCCATCATTTTAACAGCAtggattaaaatattaaaatggccAGTGTTGGGCAAGTTGTGCCAGTGTGATTGGGGTATGTTATCCATGAACAAAttattccattttgttttctaaatatgatTAACTTACCcatattctctttttttctagTATGTTTTGTCCATATTAAAAATGAACGTTTTCAATCTGACTCACAATATGTTTATCAGACATTTCTATATGCTTACTATGTTTGGAGTTTCAAATTACGatgtttattatgtttgagTTTGTTTGCATTCGAATAAAACAATCTTCAAGTAAAGTACAGTATATTGATCAACTTGCCCCTTGACCTGGCACATCTTACCCCAAAAGGTGGGTTATTTGAgccattttttataaaatgtttgataatCCACTATTATGCAGGGACACGACTAACATATGATAACTTGACTAGAATGTGTGCACACCTGTATGCTGCAAACATTAGACTATAAACCATCACCTAGCATATCTTAATTCGAGCACAGGacttattagcccgagtactctgactgtaagagagctagacggacatttggacataaacgtcgggtttctttctgtagttagtgtattagtgattaatatgtggatttttttgtatcacttaactcgaaaatgattgatgtaaaggtatttgacgtcaaacataggattgttgtggtattagagcgggactcgttgcctaccgtttggtagtcaggaattgccaaaaaaagacataggttggtctccgactgtaatgagagcgtgtttatgtccaaatgtccgtctagctctcttacagtcagagtactcgggctaaggaCTTATTAGATTAAAAATTGGCTGAACTAACCCGTTCCTCCCCTACTAGTTGCCCGTCGGACGACTGACTTGTTTAAACCCCAAAAGGAGTTGTGTCACATAATAATGTGCAGTTTCCTTGCCCACAATGGCTTTTAAACTGTCGTTATCTAAAGTAATGGGGATGATTTTCCTCGATCACGAAAAACACGGACGGAATCGCGGAATTTAgtaactgaaacggaattcgcgattaaaaaaaaaaaacccttcaaaagttgtatttctggttcaagcaccattataaatctttttggtagttttaagattcaatattaataatatacgcatatagtgtttttgtatGCCAACTTTCAAACACTACCAGAACCGTTCATTCTCGGAAGTTACGCTGTAAGCTTGTAAGAAAGCATGTTTACTGTTTACCCGTGTCACTTTACacagtaaaatttaatttgaaatataaaaataaacatgaactaatacaattttagaatgttgattTCTAGTATGttcaatttcaatatttttaaataatacttgttACGATTCGTAAGTATAACCGATTTACACAACGCTTTCGTTGGAAAACATAATTTCGTATACCTTTGGGCATATTCGTTAATCTGTCTGTACGGAAGCAATTCACATTTATAGTCgctcccacagggaacaccttttttcatgctatggaatttactacacatatttatttctgagccgattgttttctaaattgcacacaaaaatagcattttactcTTCTTCTTACTGGTTTATTctagtagcacgtgctacgaccccgcgcttcagggggtCCCGCGGTGAGtaattgtgtacatttattttccccaggtaatttttcccctctccccgaaggggttgaaaaatatatatcttgggaaTTGGGCCCCGCTGTTATGTGTGCTATTGGCCCCGTGAATTCTTAAACTGGTTCTGAATACATAATTctaaacaattttgtttgtttgttaaaggccttcatttaaaagttataaaacaatgtcgaAACTGTAAACGATCGACAGAACAGTGCTTAGTGTCGGTTTACTACCGCTGGCCTATATCCAGCTTGACCCGACCacgtttgaatatgtaatttgtgcacacggcacgctagttcatcaagattaactttggctacaagtgcaagcatgtgcatttacattcgagtttatttttatgaactaacggcacgctagttaggttacagagaaacatacatgtgtaatcgaGTGGGTACTAGTAATTCTTACttgtgcactttttttttttggttcacgttttgtaatcatactggaccaaataaaatattatcatgtatttatttatttatatatttttggcaactAATGTAAGATTACAAACAATGCATTATGGTTACCAAGttcttgttaatattttcataaaaatagcggggtttgtcaaaatgtgtgttttgtttatgaatCTTAATCATAAtccattaaatgaaatgaaactgaaagccacacaatcaacaattatgtattgtttgaatttaagggagaatggatctctttattattattaaatacaaacaataattaacagtaattaaGTTTGTAACTTTGTTTTAACTGCGGCTTATGTACGGACGAAGGTCAAAACTTTGTCTAAAACCAAGTGGTGCTGTTTATACACCAATGCGTGTAATAGGCCAGAAAATATGGTACATCACTTTTTTAGTCTTTATTAGTGGCAAGTAAACATTacttaacttcttcttttttttaagtttgtgtcAACAAAAATGtgtacaggtatttaaaaaatagcaatagcCAACAAGCTcagagctggaacaataaaacacaaatggatatagtttataataataaaacatgacactaattaacacacaaaaaggaaaaaaatccacacggaatttgcaaaaatctgaaacggaatgtggcaaaatctgaaacggaaaatcatcccctctactaAAGCATCAGTCGAAATCACGTGGGTTTGTTTGCCACTCGGAACTCCTCGGCCGATTCTGTGAGACATCAGGAAAAATTGTAATCAGCTGAACATTCCAGTGCATTCGATTAGAAAATAGCTGATGTGTCGCCAAATCACAAAAATCTTAAGCAATTAGGccctatgtgtacatgtgtataactacaaacatttgaaaacattattaaacagtaatgtattttattgtcagacagtacatattacattttacattgacaacatattaattcCAAATCTGTTGGTTACTGTTTTATTGGAATATTCAAAACACGGATGAAATCAGGGCAACCACATTTTTGGAGGGGCAACCTCAATGTGAACCCATACTTGCCCTCCGGGCAAGCAACCAAAATCCTTAAAATTGAACACTGGTCATAATTGAGTTGTATTATATTAGTGAGAAATGTTGTGTTTGGTCTTCATTTTCATTGAAAGGAGGTTGCTTGAAAACTGCATGCATCTGTACCTACCAAATAAAGAGAGGTGTTTAATAGGTAACATGAAATGTAGGCAGCAATAGCCCCCAGAAATTGCTGCCACCTAATAAACAATCTGCACATGATCAAACTGACCACACAAGCCTGTAACTGAAGATAAATGTTAAAGTGGTAGTAGTCTTAATTGGTATATATTTTGGCCTGCGATGCATTGTAATGAGATAAGTGCAAgttagaaaattaattataggATTTCTTTTTATCCCATCTCCATCTGTAATCACCTTCCTTATGAAATGTATACCTAGCATCCAAGCAGTGAAAATCAATATTGTGGATAGTATTACTACAGTATTTACATTCAAGTGTGCTATTTTCTAATTAAATTagcttttttattttctatccTTCAATAAATATGATGTTCTGTAaccaacatatttttttcttgtttaaattgCCTTTTTAACTTTGGTCATGTTAACACTAACAgagtatgttttattattgtccTCAGCATTCAGGCTTGATTGTCTGTTGGTGCACACTGAAACCAACTGCCctaaaatgactattacagtgTATTTTTGGAATGTTACAATGTTTACGGTTCCGGCAAGAAATTTGTGGGTTCTGTACAGGATCTAAACGGCACCTATTGCCCATGCAAACATGTCCGGTTTAAGTGAATCAAATGCTGTGATTGGCCAAAATATTTTTGCGGGTCCTTGGGATTTCCAGCAAGGTGCAGAAacgtttatacatgtaccatttaaaaaaaaaaaataatataaaaaaaattgaaatgaacTGTGGTTCGTAAATTGGGAACCACGGTTTTTGGTAACATCAAATAATTGTCCCATCCCTAGTGCACACTGTAAGCAACTGACCTAAAATTACGAATTACCAATATAGCAGGCCTCTGAATGTGCGAATGACTTTCATTTTTCAAATCTTGTTTTGCATAACCTAAttttcattgattcattaaaaGGACATCATTTATATGTTCATTAAGAGGTAACTCAAAGTAAAAGATTTTCAATACTCAGACACCTGTACTGGATCtaattgataaaatatatacataatacagcTTATTTACCTTGTGTTGACTTCATGCTGTACCATCATGGTCACCTTTCTTAGGCTTTTCAAACAAGATCCCTTTGTTATAAAGTAAGACCCAACTATAGATAACTCATGCCTTGTGATTTCACGAAAACATTTTCAGTAGTGTGTAAGAAAACCTTTAGAACTGAAAGTTTGTTTGACCAGTTTTTATGTAATGTTATTCATCTTTATAAAGATTACTAAAATACTAGTAGGTTGTTGTTGGCTCTGCTCTCATAGCTCAGAACTAAAGAAAAGTCAGGCATGGTAACTTAAAAAAGACTACtacttttactttttctttgttttagtaAAGTACATTTCTTGTgagattttttaattattgtgctgcatattaaataaacaaaagttgtttgttttgtttaatttcaggtaAGTTCCAGATACAGATTCAGAGAGTGTGAATGTTCCGGTTCATTTTGTTAAAACAAGATTGTGATGCAAACTGAATTCTCATGAAAAGTTCAGTTCTCAATGGCAGACAAAATAAAAAGTCAAGGCAGAGGTGTTACCTTAAACCAAGCAAAAGTGTTGCCCCGTATAGGAGCAGTTTGTCTGTGTTTGCTATCTCTACAACATGGGAGCAGTTTGTCTGTGTTTGCTATCTCTACCACATGTGAACAGTTTGTCTGTGTTTGCTATCTCTACCACATGTGAGCAGTTTACAGTTTTAAAGTGTTGCCCCGTATAGGAGCAGTTTGTCTGTGTTTGCTATCTCTACCACATGTGAACAGTTTATTTTATGTCATGTCagtatagttatttattttaacttgatttccAAGTTTACTTCAAATTAAGCTTCAAGCCCAGCATCCTGGACAGAGATAGGTCGGTATAGTGGCCCCACAGCTTTCCATTATGTCATTAAGACTCACTCTCGTTTTCGAACCTACTAGGTCCCAACCCAGGGCCTACAAGCTAGTTCAGGCTAATGGTttactaaaaaatatattattaaacattgatGATTTCCCTGATGGTACAGCTTCCACTGCTGACGTGGCACCCATCCACCAGCCATCACTATTGTAACCTAGAACACTATAAATCAAATATGAGTATATGTGAGAAATAGGTTTGAAGTGTTACACTTCCAAGAGACTCCTTGTAGTGTAGAGGGTAATCTGCTCGTTGTCAGATCATTCAAATGAAATCTGGTGATTACATTTCATAATAAATTCACTGAAgaggtatatatatttatatcttctaaccccattttgttttgAGTAAGACAAGTTAAGACTGGTTGAATTTAGctgtatatttttatacagtttacaaaatacacatgtatcttACACAAATTAACTCCTGGTAAACCGTTATCAGAGAAGAATCATCAAcaagaattaaaataacatttcattaACTATCGTGTGAATTTGTAAATGCTATATCAGTCATTTGAATGCGTGTGTGTGGACTAATGGAGTACATGTAGGTCTTTGTTAAACTCTTTTATgacaaaaaaattatgtttatctgtttataaatacatttttgtacttaaattaatacattttcagCTCAGCCTTTTCATTTTTAGCCAAAAGCCAACTAATTTGCTGTCTGTCCTTATTAAACTCTTAATTTATGACATAAAAAGTATGTTTatctgtttataaatacatttttgtacttAAATTAATACGTTTTCATCTGCCTTTTCATTTTTAGCCAAAAGCCAATTAATTTGCTGTCTGTTTTTATCAACAAagacattgatttgttttttgtgtttttaatcaaaTCATTGTTAATGCATTTTTAGACAGTAGACATTGTTTATTCATTTTTCCTCTAACCAGACCTGAATCAGAGAATTAAATATTACCAgactaatgttttgtttttattttgacatGGCAGATCTGGGTTcttgcttataaaacgttttaaagtGCAGACCTGAGTAGAGTGACAATTGCAGCATGCAGTTTGCCCTGATGTTAACTGTCCAGGCTTTAGTGAAGCCACAAGTCTAGACTTTATACATTTAATAAGCACTGAGCTGGATGTTGAATTTCACTTTCTACGTTCTCAGATCTGACAACAGCCTGTGTTTCCAGGTCAGTGGTCATCTGGAATGCAAATGTCATTTGGTAATGTAGGACTTTACTACGAGTAACCGGAGTGAAATGcatgttcatatttatttatatttctgtgtgtacatgtatactgattaGCTGTAAAGCTCAAAGTTagtaaagaattgaattgaaaaaaCATTTGAGAGAGATGGCCACAACAGGCttgtgtaatgaaataatctGTCATTGGATGTTGGATGATGCATGATGTTGTCATTCGTTGAAGGGTTGTGTGGATTAAGATGCGTAACAGATCATAGTAATCAATAGTTAGTTTGAAGAGCTTGGTGTGTTGAAAGTGTGATTGGTAGCAATAGCTGACACACTCTGGTTTCTCCTCTGTGGGTGCACACCATCTACAGCCCCATGTTGTCGAGCTCTCGAGACATCTGACACACAGAGCACGGTCCACAGCACGATACCACCATACAGTCCTTGCAGACTGAACCCTGCAACACGAAGGGATGTTTGTATAAACACGTGAATAGTGCTAATGTAAAccaaaaatcaacctccactgagggtaTTCGAACCAATGACCCTTAGTATGAGAGTCCAGTGTTCTGCCAattgagctaatagggaaaatCCCTGGACTTTCATACTGAGcatccgtggttcgaatcccctcagtggaggttaattttaaattatggtgAGCTCAAGTGAGGTGTCAACTGGTGCTTCCAGCTGCCAACGTGGGTGATACGTTGAAAGGTCTTCATACTAATATTGGACATCCAGGAAAGCCGAGGATCTTATCACTTCTACACGGCCGTTTTTACTGGTCGCTTGTGAGTCAGGACGCAGATGACTGGATTAGAGGATGTTATAGATGTCCCTACGTGGGCTACagatgtaacagaaaaatcaacctttATTGACGGGATTCGAACCAAGGACTTGAAAATCCAGCGCTCTACGAATTGAGCTAATAGTAACATTTCgtctagctactgccagtaggagcactttataccaacactactacttAGATCATTGCTACCAAGGCCTATCGGGTATTAATGaatattgatattaaatttTGCAATTTCAAGTTAACGGCTAACCCAGTAACGTATCACAGGGCATAGACCACGTTACCTGTACActgtttcaaaacatttacCCACCTAATAATGCATGGTACTGGTTAATAGAAGAGTCGGTTGTTAAAACGCATTCAAGAAAGATcaataacataattttgtatttgattatatatataacagaccCTACTCCGGTCCCAAGACCGGACACAGTGTACACTAGTGGCCTATACAAGGGGGTGGACACTCGCGCACCCACCTGGATTCCGCCCATGGTTCGGATTCTTGCTCGTAGGGCGATGAGGCCGCCGGGTACGCAGCACGTCATGCACACGCACTCCTCCGTCCGTCTAGACAGGTCACACAGCATGCACGGGAGACCGAAGTACGTGCATAACACTGCAAGTAAAGTCCATCTCGTGAGTCGTTACTATATCAATGCATCCACAAAATATAGTACGATTAACACGACGCAAGTACAAAATAAGCATCACCAACCCTATGCATGTACAAAATAgcataatatatacaaataagaaTCAACACCACAATGCAAGTACAACACGATACAAAAACGAAATATGAGCACAGTGCAAGTAGACAGAAAGCATCAAATGTAGCAGCATTACTGCCACATAGTTTCATTACATTATATGGTAATCTGGCCAAGTGAATTTATTTCTGAATGTTTAGTGACTACAGATTcatctatcttttttttttcaaccttAAATTTTCAAATCTTAGAAATGTTAACGAATGAATACTTATGTCCAATATCAGGTGGTGGGGGTCCAGTCTATGGCGAGCGAAGTTTCTTAGGAGGGGGTCAAGTCATGCTTCCCAGAAAAATATAAGCGAAAATAATTTGACCGGGGCTAAACCCCGAACCCTCCCTCCCGCCTCCGAACACACATCTGTAAATGTAAAGTACCCGAAGATGGAAGTTCTATAACGTTTGACAATTTCctaaatagaataaaattaaatgcagAATTAACCTTTGTACAATAATAGCTCGTGAATATTGGATTTGATGAACAAAGTATTTCGACATTGAGACATGAAATATTAGTTAACATTATCTACATTATGTAATTCAATATCGATGATCACATCACTAGATCCGATTATTAGTCCAGGGAGTTATGTTCATTTTTTGAAGGTTGCATTTTTTTGTTGctcaagttaatacaattttggtcatatgttcccatgacctacctgaactagaaatccattggtagcattttttctgaccactatcatgacagccatcttgaaattcaaaatggccgtcattttcatataatttctgtatatatctccactcccatttaacatagaaacatatttttggggtctatttaaacatattatgttagtgaattaaaaaatattttttattattcatctcacatggcaaccatcttgaaattcaaaatggatgtcattccattatattttttgCTCTATCTTTACTCCCATTAAACACAGAAAAATTATTTTGGTGTCAGTTTACATCTATGAGCTcagatgattattttgacaaaaggaaaATCGTCGTTTCATCttgacagccatcttgaaattcaaaatggctaccactttaataaaaaaaaaatcaaatatctCAACTCCCGGTTAACTTGGAAGCATAATTTTTTGTctatgtacatttctgtattcTATGCATTGGATGGTTTTCATGTATATAGTCGTTGAATCATGAAACaatcttgaaattcaatatggccaccattttaatacatttgtcttataTCTCAACTCATGGTTAACGGAGAAGCACAATTTTGTTGTCTAGATGTATATTTCAGTGGTCAATGAATCTAATTCTTTAgatttatagtcatccaattatggcaaacatcttaaacttcaaaatggcagccatatggaaattcaaaatggtCATCAAGgtaatcatttggcaaatagGTTTTCTCCTAGTCTACATACAAATGCAACTTTTGTGTtcattagtacatttttaggtcaaattattataatattgcaatacta
This DNA window, taken from Gigantopelta aegis isolate Gae_Host chromosome 4, Gae_host_genome, whole genome shotgun sequence, encodes the following:
- the LOC121371865 gene encoding placenta-specific gene 8 protein-like — translated: MATITVQPGAQLLVPPGGTRDWNAGLCGCMSDCKSLLCTYFGLPCMLCDLSRRTEECVCMTCCVPGGLIALRARIRTMGGIQGSVCKDCMVVSCCGPCSVCQMSRELDNMGL